The window aacttatatatacatatattatatgtatatcagGTCTTGCAGTTCATGCCATGAAGGTCTTATTGACATATCAGGGTGATtagttttttaattacaagccaaattaaaatgaaacagCTAGCtcttcatattatatattcaacCGCCAAGGAATACGAAAGATATGATCATATGGTTGTCTTTCTCTTCACCTAACACGTACACGTATCCCCATATAACTGTCATCTATCAAAACAGAATATGCTTATGTACATGTGTTGATTACTTTATACATAGACgcataacaaatatatatatgtgtgtaagaatatatatgtgcCAGTGAACATTCTCCTTGCCTTGTTAATGCATTAATAATGAAGGGTGCCCTTATCTAAGGTCAACCTTATATTCCTTTGATTTGGCAATTTATTGGTGGACTTGGCTTCTTATATGTACCGCAAACTATATTATGTTTTCTTTAAACCGATAAAAGCTGTCCGTTGCCGGCTTAAATTGTTTAATGAAACCTCACAACTTTTGGACATGCCATGCAGATATATGCATTACTTATTGCTCTGTTTGTCAATGGTTATTTGGATATAGACAAGTCCAAGGACTTTCATGAAGAactttattattttagaatataTAAACAGTGAACATACAAAAGTATTCGGTGGTGAAAAATCAATATagatgtgtgtgtgtgtgtattccTCTTTTATCTTTGAGATTGCTTTTATATTGGATCCACACATAGGGGTATAAGTTTCGTCAGTCGCCCTTCCCCCCTGGTTGGGCCAAAAGGATAATTTTCCTTCtccattaatttaattatttgtaaCGCAGAGTATTCCAATTAGCTAGAAGATTTGATTGATGATTTCACGTTCACATGTACTAATAATTTAGATAGAGAAAACTGTATCTGGAATATGATCTTGTGTTGATTAGTCACAATCTTAGGGTGCATTTAGAATGTAATTTACGTCCGCATGAATAACACTCTAAGGTCAATAAGtaattacaaaaagaaaaagaaataattaaaggGTATCTTTATGGTGAGAAAGcttcaattattatttccacatagattttatattttttttctttttaattttctaagtGCATTGACTTTAGGATgtgtaaaaacacataaattaatttctaCTAGGGTGGTACTACCTTGGTCCAGTTGACACTCATTAACATCAAAAAAGTTTTGACAAAAATTCATCCCATATCACATCCGTAGGGCCTCCAAAGATCACACGTGGACCCTGTCGTTCTCAACTTTCTTGCATGCGTTTTGTCAAGAAAATATCTCTCGTGTACATATAACAAATGTTAGCATATATTGACGTGCATGATAGATACaatcaattatataatatatcatcaATTATATACCCGATGTCCATGTTAAATTCTTCCAATCAGAATTTCAGGCATAAGccttaaaaatttattaggaCTAGAATTAGTAGATTGAATCTGAATAATAATGTCACGATTATTTTCTTGTCATGGCCTTTCGTCATGCTTTCGCCTCTTTGATCTCAGCCCTAAGACAGCTAGCAGGAGTAGGCCCTCATCCTccctttttaatttcttcttccCCATGGATTGTGCATAAACAGGCCCATCAAAGGAAAACCTTAAGTGGTGCACTTTGatggaatttttcttttaaaaagaaCCCATCATTCTCCTCCACAAGCCAACTATGAAAGAGAgatgagaaaaaagaaaagacaaaacTGAAACcacataataataaataataaaagaaaaagtatataattCACGTCGGAGAAAAGCAATGCATGGGGGGATATTTCCACAACAGAATCATTCCAATTTTttcaaagaaaacaaatataaaagcAGAAAAGACAGATATGAACTCAATCCTaactttaaaatatttgtGCCAAAGGGAGTGCATGCacaataaattaatgaaagtaTTACAAGAAGGAAATGAGACCCTcttcttttattcttttcgCTTATAAAAAAGCTCCTAAGATTAATGCAAGaattttatagaaaaagactaatataagaatagaaaatttaattaattataagagGCACTGAGAGTCATATAATGAGAATCATATTTAAAACTTCTTGATTATTTGGTGATGCGTGTGATGCACTACAATCTTTCTAAAGACCCTCTTCTTTTATAGCtaaacaaataatttttttacaattaaagTTAAACATGATGCTAACAATGACTCGATTAAACTGTAAACCTAAATTCTTTTCGTGTTTAACCTAGCAATCCAAAGGGTATTTACGAAAATCTTGAAAACAAACGAGAACCGCACACACACTTGGTAAAAAGTTGATGATGGAATATTTGCCATCTTTTATCTATTCTAGggtttttaaaaaagaaggaaagcaACGTGAAGGAGACGTGCATGAGATGAGGCGGATTATGATCAATGTAATATTTTATGTACGCATACATATCTACTATTATATTCACGAGAAAATATATTCGCGTAGTTAGGTGGGGtgaaattttcaagaaaactAAAGTATGAAAGGCACCTAGGATATGCTAGGCCTATTCCTCGCCGTGCTTTTTGGATCCATTTACACACTCacacgcacatatatatattgagggGATTAATGAAATCTCACTACAcagatataaaataataataataatataagagaattattgttattatataaaaaaaaattaaggaaaatgaCAAAGTCTAAAGGATCATTATTTTGGCTTACGAGCAAAGTCTAAATGGGGCCTCTAATGATTAAACTCGGGCAGCTTTCGATGGTGGGAGGAGCGGGCAGCCTAAAAAACCATCGATTTCAGCTGCTGACCGGCTGACCGCCCCAAGAATATTTCGTGTTTGCGGAATGAGGAATCTCTTGGCTCCatgaaagggcaaaaaaaaaaaaaccctaagccaaaaaaaaaaaaagaatgttttgttttttggggGTTAAAGTAGACGTAACAAGGACATGTGGAAGGGACATGGGAGAAGACGTAGGATATTGACAAAGACTTCTATATtacactaatatatatatgtatgtataattaatttcatgcatgtgtgtgtgcgtgtctatatatatatgtctactTAAACGGATGATATTCAGCTTTCATTCATGGTGCAAGTATGTATGTAAAAGTTGtatcatatatatgtcatCACTTTACTTCtaagtgaaaaaaagaaaaagaaaaagaaaaaagaaggccGATGCCCTTTAGTTTAAGGTAAGAGAATGTAGAATTCGAACGGTACAGCTACATATGAGTTTACATGTAACTTATTAACGCAGTCGAATTATAAAACGGGAAGCGAAATCAAACTCAGAGTTGGCTTCCGAAGGTACATATTagctgtaaataaaaattacctTAGAAACTTTTTCTGGAGGCAGAAAAATGGCATATGAATTAATGTGTTTAGCAAATAAAGACCTTTTTCGATTAGAGCATTCTTGGCCAAGGCCAAAAATGATATGTGAAGGCTAAATTTCGAGCATCTAAAATTCTAAATGTCAATATTCATGTTGGAATGAAACTTGTCTATTGTCGATCGAAAACGCTGCTTTCCAGGAGATATATACAGCGGATCAGTCGACTAGACTAGAACCTTTTGTCCAGTTTCCTTTTCGTTACGTTTTGTTCGATATATACATAATGAGATTGAGATGGGACTGAGGGTGATGTATTGGATGCAGATTGAGATAAGATGTAGAGGGCAAGAGCTACAACCTTGCTTGACGTTGCAGCATGTCAGGGACAACATTTGGAGTCAAAGGGATGCCTTCGCTTTGCTTCCACCGCCAGACAACACCTCCCCCTCGTCCTCCTCATCAACCTCGTCCGATCACCTCATGGTCCTCCACTACGGTCGAAGTGCTGCTTCttgatcattaatttaatcatgatcatcatcatcaccatgCATCTACCACGATGATTCGATaccattaattattattattacttccCGATTTcggtttttatttattaaaaaataacaccCCTTtgaggtaaaaaaaaaaaaaaagatatatcgCGAATCAATTAATATATGCCCCCAATTATGATCATCATAACTCTCCTTTTGGCTCCCACACGAGTTAATATGTGTAATTTTTGCACGGTGGTGGTGTCGTGTTGGTCATATTATTATGGAAAACCCCCCACGGTGTAGCTCCTGCCTCcctattgtttttttttaaaaactttttttattgGTCTTGATGGGCtattattttgttataatttatttttcttatttggaGTTTAATTGGTgggagaaatatatatatatatatatatatatatatattatatagtttattgttttttaatatattatttaggaTGTAAATTGCATTTTATTCTGTATAGATACATGTATTTATACAGACACGACATTCTAATTATTGATTgcgaaaatattttgtttttgggcTCTGATGAACTTCTACTTTAGTAAAAGCCCAATTTCCGGTTTGGGCTAGGACTACAACAATGGGCCCAGCAAAGCAAGAATTTAACTAATAATGATCCCCCGCTTCCTAAATGGCCGGCCCAAAGTTGGACCCGGATCTAGCCCATTGGATCATCAAAATTAGCTTAGGGGCCGATTCGAGTATTATTAGGTTTACGGGAATATAAAGAATGATGAAAAAGCAACCCGTTCATTTCCCGTTACAACGGACTCCCACGAGtatagtacaataaaataaaaattataataattaataaaaagacaCGAGTATCGAACCTAAAACATTTTGATTACTAGGCAAAATCGTGCTCTATTACATTACACCTAATTGACCGTTTATCAAATTCTTTAGAATATTGCTCGGGAATGTGAAGATTATTGTTTCGGAGGAGTATATCAAATTACTAGAAATGTGGATGATGATGCAAATTAATTCCCCTATCTGATAATGTAAGAATAGCAAATGTTAAACAATAGGGAGGAAGTGCAAATTAGGCCGTGGCAATATTTTCACATGTCGGGTTTTCTTTCCAATGGGAAACCCATCTAGGTGCCTTGCTGGGAATCACATTCCAGCCAAACGTGAGAAAATGCATGCTTAACCTCGAGGAATCCTGGGATGTTTCGAAGAATCCCATGAACCAACAGCCCCTTAATCGGGCCATTCATTAACTCCTTCAGATTTATATCTTCTGATTTCGCGGCAGAGTAACAAATAACAATGAACTAATGTACAATAATTCTTGCGCACATTATTCATACCGTGTGACTAGATGAGCCAGCGATAACTGCATACTTGTAATGTTTAAAGAGAATTACGACATAACTCCACCCGGTTCCCTTCTAGCTCCTGCTCGGGAAGGGGTTGGTCGGAGGCACAGTGAGTTGAAATGCTGTAGATGGCAAATCCATGCACCATTTAAAAACTAGATGAGCCACCTCAAGTGTGTCTGGAACTATCAGTGAATTCCCCTGAAGCTAGCCTAGCAGAACTTCTCGATTCATGCAGAGACTAAGGTACTCAAAATCGATGAGAAGAGGGCTGACCGGAAAACTCTTGCAGTGGAAGTAATGAAGAAATCATATCCTCTAAAATCTCACCTCTCTCATCTAAAGCCAAGTGCAGGTTGAACTGGTTTTTCAGTGCAGCAACAGCAGATACTCATTCGAGATATTAAGAGCCGAGGACAGGGACAGGTTCAAAGCCCTGAACTACGTGCAAGCAACATGATAGTAACTGAAGCTCGAAAAGCTACCTGCATTCTTGACTTATTTGAGTTCTGAAATGCTGAAATGATGGATCAGGCCAAATGGAAATTAAAGAGAACAGAGCACAAGAACTCACCTCCTTATTGGCATGTTTCGATCAATTGGGTTCAAATTTGCACAAGTACCGGACAAAACAATAGGTAAATGGAAGAACATCACCGATACTAATGTGGGACACCTACTATCTTCGCCGTGTAAATACATCGACTCGTGCAGCTGATGCTTAATTACAGATTAGAATACAGATCATCTTCCATTTGATGGTGTGTTTACCCAAGCCCTAGGAGACATAGCAATTCCAAAATGAAGTATGTAACTTGGTTAGGTGAGGAGAGATAAAGACCATGTCTTAGTACATGAGAATAAGAAGCTACTGTGATCGATATATGGAGAGTCAATCGATTTATATCGATCACAGCAGCTTCCTATTCTCATGTACTCAGGTAAATAATTGATCGAGGGAAGGAGGGAGTCAACATGTTCACATTACCGCCACCAAAACTCTCTTTATCTCATGATCTCTCTGGAACTATAATAAGCTGTCTCAATTTGGTGATTCATACTTAAAACAAGAATTAAGCAATACTAAGCAGAACACAAACTCCCATCAAAACTGAAAGCTTGATAACCAGGCTTGTGACCCGAATATCGTATAGAGCAGATCACAAACTCCATCCAAAGCAATTGATAAGCAAAGCTCGTGAGCCGATTATCATAGGATTTTTGCTGGAACTATTAGGTGATGATCAAATCAGCTGAGCCAACAAAGAGAAGCAGAGAGATCAGCAAGTGCTATTCCCATTTCCATTTATTCGTCAGTCAGAGAAGGTTTCAGAGATTTCTATGTTACAAGGGCTGGACTATTCATATTCATCAGACAAGACGAAGCAACAATTTCAGTTCAGGGAACTCACGAGAACCCCCTGCGGAGCTTGAGAATGGCGGAGTACATCTTCCTCCTCGAGCCCACCGCGTTGATCCCCATGTCCTTCAAGTCCTCCAGCGTCAGCATCGGCAGCACTTCATCGTCCACCTCGTGCACCTCGAAGATTGGCGCATACCTGCTCAGGCCCAGCTCTATGAGCCAGCTCCTCACCCCGTCTCCCCTCCCCTCCGGGTTCTCCGACTCAGGAGCCTGGTTGGCCCTCCTCTGCCACGAATCGGTTCCTGCGGCGTCGTCGTCTCCGGAGCGGGCCGGGCTCCGCTCGAAGTCCCTGTACACGTTGCCGCTTCCCCGTCTATCTCCTTCTtcgtcttcctcttcctcttcctcctcgacTTCCCAATCTCTCTCCCTTGTGTTGTGCTCGGCGGTCTCCTCGGGCCTGGAGGTCCAGCTCGATCGCACTCGCTTCGCGGCCGTTCCTATCCCGAATCCTGCTCCTATCCCGATCCCACGCTTGGGCTTCTGCTTCCTGTGCGCGGGATCTAAGTCGGAGTCGCCGTTCCCGTTCACGAGGTGCGTGAGGGACCGGGCCTTCCGATTGGGGGGGTCCTTGGGGAGCCTCCACTTCGGACGCCGGACATGCGACTCGTTCGCGAGCGCAGCGGGCTGGTGGTCTCCGATCTCGCCCAGGCGGACGCTGGGCCGGCGCTGGCGCTTCGGCGCGGCGGGTGGAGGGACGGCGTTCTCTTGCGCCGGCCTATCTTCGGATTGAGCTGCAGCTTGAGGCTGAGTAGCTGCGGCCGTGGCGGTGGTGGCGGAGGACAAGGCGGCGGCCGGCTCCTCCGACGGCTGTAATTCAGCTGCCATTGCAGTGAGCTTATGAGCAGCAGTCAAACGGTGTCCGAGAGATGCGAGGTCGTCGTTTGACTCTGACCGGGGAATATGTAGAGCCGATGCCAATCATCCTCCGGGCTCCCCTTTCTGGGCCTGGGCCCGGCCCATTATAGGATTTGGACTGGTGTTGGGCCACGTCCAATTCTTATGGCGTGTTTGGACGGGGTCTTATCGTCTTCTTCTTACGCCATTAGCTCCGCATtgattttgtctttttttgttttttttttaataaaagcaTTGATTTTACGTCGAATGGACAATTCTTGTGTTAAGCCAGCAACTTCCATGGAAGAAGTTGTAGGCTAGCGAGCTTGGGATGAGGACATCAATAGTATGATCCCAAACCCAAGATATGTTCGCTCTCAATTTGCTCAAGCGCCAATGCATTAGAATTCCTCTGGCAATAGGGAGCTTGGACTAGGTGTATGATATATTTGCTTGTATCATTCCGGATGCAGTTTATTGAATGCCTCGACAGAGAGTAGCCGTGATTAATTGTTCTTTCTAGTTCGTACTTCGTGATTTAGATTAGAACTGGTAAATGAACCACTTTGGCTGTAGGAAGAAATTCAAAAGCGTAATGGTCGGtttattatcatcatatacGTCGAGGATTCAAGATACCAATCGGCCACGATGCTAGAAGAACAATTTTTGTCATTgcacaaaatcaaattgagcTGGATCACttatccaactcgaaaaccaaatgcAAGCTAAGGGATTTAAAATCTCATCCCATCTCGACCTTATCCGAATCCTTAACCCGATAATCAAATGTAGCCTATTAGAATCACAACTCCAAGAACATAATAGTTGAGATTCAACTTCGGATTTCAATCAAAGTTTGGCCAATGTTGTGAGAGGAACTTATGTTTGGTTTCGGAGTAGCATTTCAACTCTACTCCATTCCAAGTATATGGACAAAATAAGTACTAGTAGACgaggaaatttaatattaaaaatttactgTAATAATAGttaggaaaaatatatgtgagaatttattattaaatgataaaaaaaattaaaaaaaatgtatatttatGGGCGCAAAAGTTAATTgaggaatttattattaaaaaattgattgtacTAATGGttatgaaaaataagtatgagaatttattattaaattgtaaaaaaataaaaagataatgattatgattatattattgaattaataaaagaatagaGTGAGTGGAGTGGAGTGTTGTAAAATTTAACTTCAGAATCAAATTACCTAGAACTACTATGTTTTAGATTCCTCCTTAATtttaccaaaaagaaaaagattccTATTCCGAATAGAGTTTGACTCTACATATTCAATTTTCACCCTAAGTCCATATAGGCTTGTATGCAAAAGCCTCATGTTGGGCCCATTGCTTGGGCTTGCAGAAGTAGAAATTTTCAAACCTGTTGGAGTTCTAATATGCGATTCGTCCCTTTAAAGCGAATCAAGATATTGCAAAGTACCGTATTATTTGGTGAGGTTTGGTGTAGTTAATAGTCGAAATCATCGAGTGACTTCTATTCAAATGCTTCAGGAACGTTTGAGCTGATGTTATCATCACCAAACACGAGCAAGAGAGGGGGGTCGGCTTTCCGGGAGATCCGTAGGACCAACTTGGGCCTCAATGGGCTATTTCAACGGGCCGTGGACATTGTGGGTGCTGATCCTTCGGAAGAGGATCAGGAAGGGCAAAGCTGATCAGCATGGCAATGGTGGGCCCAGTTGACAGGCTGGCGGATAACAGTGGGAATCCAGCTCAGCCCACATGTGAGACAGATGCATATGAGATGCAAACCACACTGAAATTTGACTCTCCGGTGGGCCCAATTGTATCCAACTGGTCCCATGCAGATCCCCACGTGAAATTGAATGTTCCCTCTCGTCCACTGGCAGATTCTTAGGCTAAAACCAGCTGATACGGTGTATGTTCGATGTCCATATCGATCGACCGATCTCCTTTGCAGTTGAAAAAATGATGCGGTGATGCCCTTATGAATGTATTATGACTAGCAGTTGTATGTTACTCACAAAACTTTATCATCAACAACAAACGACTGCTATTCACAACAAACCCATAACTACATCAACTGTATCGAATTTCAATGTTAGAAGACTTGAATTCTTGATTGGTCATACTCTCATTATCgtattaccaaaaaaattaacaaaagtaAGTCGCAATACGTTAGAATGTTAATGTTTTCATTATCATATTAGTAGGACAGATCTTACCTTAATTAATGgcttgtttgatttcaaagtaggattttaaaatcatattttaacttaattatatccgcaacaaaataaaattacttatataaagtcaaaggatgggccccatttataccactctttttccacaataaaataaaataacttatacaaagtcaaatggtgagctccatttatacaactcttttttaaaatttaaatttgattttaaaattttactttgaaatcaaacgcagcataaaAGTGCTAAGACCGATAATCTTGAAGTAGTCAATAGTTTTCAAGTTTTGTTCAATTCGACGGTCTTTATTATGGAAAGACGCGCATAAATGGCCAGCCCCTGAGTCAATGCATTGAACTATTGTGCTAGCAGATAAACCCAAGTCTACGCGATATCTCAATCCATTTCCAGCTAGTTGGACTAGATTACAACAGTTGTGAACGTCACAGCAATCGGGCATACGAGATATATTTCTATTCACTAGGAATTTCGTTCAAAAGACATGAATCGTACTAAATTCTTGATAATGGCCCCATAATGTTGTTGTCTGTGCTTTTGGACTGCCCAATCCGATCGAACGGCCCAAAATTCATCAGGAGATTTTAACTAAAAGGGGCAACTTCTGCAGATTCTCCATCTCTCTTATCTCCGGCGTATAAATATAACAACCCCCTCAACATTTAGTGGTTCTGCTTCCTTTGTTTATCTGCAATTTTCTATCCTCTCGAGCTTCAATGGCTGCTGTCTCTGCTACTTCCGTCTGCTTCAGAGCTCTCCTGAAGCCTGCATTCAAGACCAATGAGGTATTCCGAGCTTTTTCATTTCACATCGAGGGGCATTCTTTCGACCGCATTCTGTTCGAAACATGAGAATTTGTTCCGTCGCTGCTGTGAGATATGGTGCTCCACATTTGGATTTGGTGTCCAGTTTCTTGTTTATATTGCTGGAAGAGGTTTGACGATTTAAGGAAATAGTATggcgggttttttttttttttttttatggtatGCGGCATGTTCCTCTGAGACGGTCTGGCCCCGTTCATCAACATAGACATTCTCTGGGTCATGACCGTGTACAATAATGTCGTGACATACCGGGACACTCGTTGTTCAAATGACAGTTTTAGTAGTCCTGAAAACTTTTTGAAGATCCGACTATGCCCTGGTGCATACAGTTGCTATTAATTGGGATTCTATGATGTATCCTCGTGCGTGCTCACTATCTATAATCCTAGCTTTGGAACTCGGCGCAGTTAAAATTTCATGATGTATATACATTCTACAGCAAAAATAAGATCCCATGTAACAAGAAGAAGCACAAATTTCTGATGCCAGTGTTTTGTTTGGCAGACCTCCTACTTGAACGTTGCTTCTCTAGGAATGGCAAGGAACCGCTTTCCTGCTCTAAGGACTTCCCGCTTCCGCGTCTCCTGCGCCGTACAATTCGATGACTTCCTTTTCTGTCATTCAAGATCTTGCACCATTATGTTAAGCCGTGACGATGAAAATGAATACGATATGATCTTTAATATACTCGGTTTGATTTGGCAGGCAAAACTCGAGACAGTGAACAAAGTCTGCGAGATAGTGAGGAAACAGCTAGCTCTGCCCCCGGAGACTGATCTAACTCCCGAGTCGAAGTTCTCCTCTCTTGGAGCCGATTCTCTTGACACGGTATCGCCTCAATTCTGAACTTTCCGTACTATCTATTAGCATGATATCAGTAAAAGTTCATGCCACGATTGATCTTTGAGCCGTCTTACGTATGACTGAGGGAATGCTGCTAGTGCAGGTGGAGATAGTGATGGGTTTGGAGGAGGAGTTCGGTATCAGCGTCGAGGAGGAAAGCTCGCAGAACATAACGACCGTTCAGGAAGCAGCGGACTTGATAGAGAAGCTCGTCCAGAAGAAGGAAGCATAGAGGATGGACAGTGAAGATACCGTACGAATATGGCAGTAGGAAATTCATCGCGCTTGTTTGCGTCTTTTTCAGAGCAGCAAATATAGCATGAGACATTAGACTTGCCATCTAATAGAGGCAGGAAGTTCATTTTTTGAGGCAGCACATTTTTTGTCCAAGTTATCCTCCATGTCTTGATTTGTGATGCATTTGAATCCAACAAGTTCTCATTTGATGCCAATTCGAGTCTCATTCATTCAGATTACTATCATGTTTAGTATAATGGAGAATATGCTGAAATCAATTTTGATTAACCGAGTTAAAGGACAGTAAGAATAAGAAATTGAGTTTAGTACGGCGACATCACCCTTAATctgaaatcaaaatattttggtTCAATTCTCATAATCGTCGGGGCTCCTATATTTTCCTTCCCATATTTATTATCTACTCCATCTAGGCCCTGGACCTTATTTACAACccggggaaaaaagaaaagaaaagacatGGTCTCCAAGCCTCATCATTTATGTTGATCAAACACCTCCTACAAGGCAAATAAAGATCACGTTTTGATAttcttttcttgaaaaatcaGCAAAAGAAAGTTGATCGATCGATCTAATCATACTTAAATTCGTATATGTATCATTCTCATTAAATAAATCgaataaaaagagagagctAATTAAAGTCGAAACACGAAATTAAATATTACCTATTCCATAAAAAGGCTGTCCTTACAGATGCTACAATTAATCTCAAGCCGATTCAGTACCGAGGCACCAGCTCTTAATTTCAAACCAAGATATCCCGACTTTCATTCCGTAATATTTCATGAGAAATTCGTATTTATCAAATATGGTAATTCGttaaactaaaaatatttccttCGCATGTAAAAGAAATAGGAATATTGACTTGGACCGACCGGCGGCTCAGCGGTTCCGTGAAGACAATGGGCCCTCGCCGGCTGGCTCACCGGGCCCCACACACCCACCCCCACATCCTACGTGGCGCCAGCCAGTACGTGCTCTACCGAAACCACAAGCTTCGGATCGATGACGTGTACGGCCCAGATTCAAACTTCGCTCTTCTACTAGATTCGCACCCCTTCGTCACTATAAAGGCGTCCtcaccttctctctctcctctctccttcGTCAAATTTCCTGTTTACCGTCGCGGCGCTGTGTTTTTCTTCTTCGTTTgtgtttcctttttccttcttattcttcttcttcttcttctctttacCCTTTTCCATGGCTGATCTCCTCCAACTCCAAGATTTCGATTGATTCAGAATAAAGGGATTAATCAAATCTCACAACCGGAAAACTCTATCGAACTAGATCCCAGATCGAGAACCCGGATACTTTTGGGATCGAATCCCGATCGAGGATCGCCCTTAAATCTTGTACAACAATAATTGTCGGGTGAGACAAGACCTGTGAGCGTAATTGCCGTGTTTGGGACCTTGCTGGAGATTCGTCTGAGGTGGTTGAATTTTGtctatattattatctttatttGGTACTAGATCGAATTTGAAGATTGTATCTCTGTTTGACTGGAACGATCCGAGGGTGGGGGGAATCGTTGGATTACATGGGGATTCAGGACGTCGAGGAGGGTGAGATTTCTGATTCTGCTTCGGTGGAGGA of the Punica granatum isolate Tunisia-2019 chromosome 6, ASM765513v2, whole genome shotgun sequence genome contains:
- the LOC116212057 gene encoding altered inheritance of mitochondria protein 3-like; the protein is MAAELQPSEEPAAALSSATTATAAATQPQAAAQSEDRPAQENAVPPPAAPKRQRRPSVRLGEIGDHQPAALANESHVRRPKWRLPKDPPNRKARSLTHLVNGNGDSDLDPAHRKQKPKRGIGIGAGFGIGTAAKRVRSSWTSRPEETAEHNTRERDWEVEEEEEEEDEEGDRRGSGNVYRDFERSPARSGDDDAAGTDSWQRRANQAPESENPEGRGDGVRSWLIELGLSRYAPIFEVHEVDDEVLPMLTLEDLKDMGINAVGSRRKMYSAILKLRRGFS
- the LOC116210296 gene encoding acyl carrier protein 4, chloroplastic-like: MAAVSATSVCFRALLKPAFKTNETSYLNVASLGMARNRFPALRTSRFRVSCAAKLETVNKVCEIVRKQLALPPETDLTPESKFSSLGADSLDTVEIVMGLEEEFGISVEEESSQNITTVQEAADLIEKLVQKKEA